Proteins found in one Coffea eugenioides isolate CCC68of chromosome 5, Ceug_1.0, whole genome shotgun sequence genomic segment:
- the LOC113772199 gene encoding protein trichome birefringence-like 41 — MFFIVSLLFLPHLLRANAENCDFFQGSWVFDESYPMYNSSICPFIEKEFNCLNNGRPDHLYLKYRWQPQGCDLAKFDGRAFLQKFRGKSILFAGDSLTRDQYMSLACLLYTSVPGTNYNMTRVGLISTLKFLDYGLTLILDRNAFLVDLVPEKIGVVLKLDSVAGSEKLWSGHDLLAFNTWHWWGYKGAQQPWKYIQIGTRLLKDMDRMVAFETALETWAKWVDTNVDPAKTTVFFLGVSPSHYKGSDWNQPQAKNCAGQTRPVPGPTYPGVLPPALAVQKKVLSEMRVPVKLLDITTLSQFRVDAHPSFYGAATAAADCTHWCIAGLPDTWNQLLYNLLY, encoded by the exons ATGTTTTTCATcgtttctcttctttttcttcctcatCTTCTCCGAGCAAATGCAGAAAACTGCGACTTCTTCCAAGGAAGTTGGGTTTTCGATGAATCGTATCCTATGTACAACTCCTCCATTTGTCCCTTCATAGAGAAAGAATTCAACTGCCTGAACAATGGCCGGCCGGACCACCTCTACCTCAAATACCGGTGGCAACCTCAAGGCTGCGATTTAGCAAA ATTTGACGGCCGTGCATTCTTGCAAAAGTTCAGAGGAAAGAGCATTTTGTTTGCAGGCGACTCTCTGACTCGTGATCAGTATATGTCCCTGGCCTGCTTGCTCTACACTAGCGTGCCGGGGACAAATTACAACATGACAAGAGTAGGCCTAATCTCCACCTTGAAATTCTTG GACTATGGACTCACACTGATCCTTGATAGAAATGCCTTTCTGGTGGATCTGGTGCCAGAAAAGATCGGTGTAGTTCTAAAACTAGATTCAGTTGCAGGAAGTGAAAAGCTATGGTCAGGTCATGACCTACTTGCCTTCAATACATGGCATTGGTGGGGCTACAAAGGAGCTCAACAACC GTGGAAATATATTCAGATAGGAACAAGGCTCTTGAAAGACATGGACCGGATGGTGGCTTTTGAGACCGCACTTGAGACATGGGCTAAATGGGTGGACACAAATGTAGATCCTGCTAAAACCACCGTTTTCTTTCTTGGAGTTTCTCCATCCCATTACAA GGGGAGTGATTGGAACCAACCTCAAGCGAAAAACTGTGCTGGGCAAACTCGGCCGGTGCCCGGGCCAACATATCCAGGAGTATTGCCACCAGCTTTAGCAGTGCAGAAGAAAGTATTGAGCGAGATGAGGGTTCCTGTGAAATTGCTGGATATAACCACCCTTTCTCAATTCCGTGTAGATGCACATCCGTCCTTTTATGGCGCTGCAACTGCTGCTGCTGACTGCACCCACTGGTGTATAGCTGGACTGCCTGATACCTGGAATCAATTACTATATAATCTTCTTTATTGA
- the LOC113771894 gene encoding protein trichome birefringence-like 41, giving the protein MKVVILYLLLHLLHICQVTSAENCNFFNGSWVFDSSYPHYNSTTCPFIEHVFNCQRNGRPDEMYLKYRWQPQDCQLQRFCGYDFLRRFKGKSIMFVGDSLSRNQYQSLLCLLYTSMPGIKYKEMRSGDISVVHFLDYEVQVKLDRNLFLVDVARDKDKIGRVLVLDSVAGKARHWLVNDVLVFNTFAWWGRRGSMQPWDFIKLGDKIMKDMDRLAALETGLTTWARWVDAAVNPNKTRVFFQTTSPAHYK; this is encoded by the exons atgaaagttgtaattTTGTATCTCCTCCTCCATCTTCTTCACATATGCCAAGTCACAAGTGCAGAAAACTGCAACTTCTTCAATGGAAGTTGGGTGTTTGATTCATCATACCCACACTACAACTCAACTACATGTCCCTTTATAGAGCATGTATTCAACTGCCAAAGAAATGGCCGGCCCGATGAGATGTACCTCAAATACCGGTGGCAACCGCAAGACTGTCAATTACAAAG ATTCTGTGGCTATGACTTCTTGCGAAGATTCAAAGGGAAGAGCATCATGTTTGTGGGTGATTCTTTATCACGGAATCAATACCAGTCGTTATTATGCTTGTTGTACACATCAATGCCCGGAATCAAGTACAAAGAGATGAGATCAGGCGACATCTCCGTAGTACATTTCTTG GATTATGAAGTTCAAGTAAAGCTTGATAGAAATCTGTTTTTGGTGGATGTGGCACGAGACAAGGACAAGATTGGTAGGGTATTAGTATTAGACTCAGTTGCCGGGAAAGCCCGTCATTGGCTGGTAAATGACGTGCTCGTCTTCAACACATTTGCTTGGTGGGGAAGAAGAGGATCTATGCAACC ATGGGATTTCATTAAACTCGGAGATAAGATAATGAAAGACATGGACCGGCTAGCTGCTTTGGAGACGGGACTCACGACATGGGCTAGATGGGTGGATGCAGCTGTTAATCCTAATAAAACAAGGGTTTTCTTTCAAACCACCTCTCCAGCGCATTACAAGTGA